The segment CGCAGTATAAAGTGCAATTTGAGCGTAATGTTTCATTTTTCACACGAGATAACAAAACGATAAAAAAGGAAATTGATGTTACAATCTTTACACAAGACAAACATGAAAAGTATGCTATAGAGATGAAATGTCCAATGAATGGTCAGTATCCTGAGCAAATGTACTCTTTTGCAAAAGACATAAAATTTATGGAAGAACTTAAGGATCGGGGATTTAATAAAACTGCCTGTGTTGTTCTAGTATCGGATAGACCCTTTTACGAAGGAAGAATAAACGATGGTATTTATAGATATTTCAGACAAGAATATGCTGTCTATGGAGACATTTACAAACCTACCGGTCGGGCAAAGAATGTCGACTTCATATCTCTATCGGGTAGACATGAATTTGTATGGGAAAATTTAAACGCCCATAGTAAATTCTATATTATTGAAATGTAAGGAGAATTATTTTGTTTTTTACTAATTTATATACGAAAGACTGAGCCCTGTCCGTGTGGTAGTGGAATAATTTATAAGGATTGTTGTTTGAATAAAGATGACAAAATAGATAAAGATAGCAGGAAACCGGTTCCGGCCATGAGCGTAAGATCAGGGGCGTCGGGAACACCAAGACGTTACATGCCATTCCAATATTTATTAAACCAATGAGGTGAATAATGTGGAATTAATAGATTTGAGAAAGAGGATTGTTGAAAACTTAGACAAACAGATTAATAAGGAGTTAAGTGAATTTGTAATTCCTAGGGACATTATGAATAGGAAAGAAAAGTTATTAAACGGAAAAGATGAGGATGAAATATTTGCTGAAGCAAAAATAGCAGATAATGAATTTGAGACATTCATAAATTTGTGGCTTAATAATGCGTACAGATTTAGAGAGATTGAGCGTGCTATGGGTATGTTACTTCTTTTTTATAAAACTGGAAGCATAGAACCTTATATATCTGCTATCGAAAATAAATCAGCTGACTTTAGTCAACATTTTTGGCAAAGCTATGGTGATTTTCAAGTAAGAAGCTGTAGTTTATTGGATAGTGTAGGCCTATATTTAGCTTTTGTGTTTTATGGAATAATTGATGCTCCTTTTTATTTTAACAATGTTATTGACTCAATAAAACTCAAATATGGCGATAATAAACGCCGAATTCTAGATGGAGATCCTTTTAAACTAAAAAATAGAGATGATTGGAAAGTATTACTTGAAGCTAAACGTAGATATGGGGATATTAAGAGATGGAGAGATGAAGTAACTCATGCATTCTCACCTTTAATGTATATGTTAGATGGAAATGATGAGTTTGATCTCGGCAAAAAACAGATATTAAGGAGCCCGACATTAAATGCTGAAAAAGCGATAGAAGAATGCAAAAAGTCTTATTGTTTACTAAGTTTAGTGAATATTGCTGCAGATACTTTTGCAGTTAGTTTTATAAATACGAATTCATATCACAGAAATCATTATCACGTTTAGATATTAATTTTAGGCTGAGAACGGCATATAACACGAGCACTCCAGCCCTTTTTCACAAGACTTGCAGATTTGGGATGTGTTTAGGGATTTAGTATTACGCACCCTATTGGGGTGGACACGTCAGGAATTCCGGGGACGATATATAAATATTGTACTTCTCATTAGGGTAATAATGCGAATGACTATTAGTATAAAAAGATCAATTTGTTTTAAGGGTGGCTAGAAATGGACTTTTCTGATTGCAGTTGTATAGAAGATATTAAATTGAAACAAGAACTACTCCAATCAGTCTCTGTTATTCCTAATGATAAATTACAGTATCATTATACATCGCCAAAGGGTGTAGATGGTATTTTGAAAAATGAAAACATAGAATTAAGATTTACAAGAATAGATTGTGTAAATGATACAACAGATGGAAGTTATATAATTGAATATTATAAGAATATATGTAAGCAGTTATTGGAAAACAAAAATATAGATAAAGATTATTTCAATTCAATAATTAATGTTTTACCCTTTAAGGAATTTCCTTTTATCCATAAAGCAATTCCACCCCTAATAATAGATGGAGTAGAATATAAAGAATGTTGCATATCTGAATATGTTACATATATATTCTGTTTTTCAACGCTCTCAGACTCATTACCAATGTGGAATTATTATCTTAAAAACGGCCAATATGAGGGTTGGAACTTAGGTTTTTCTTCTTTAAAATTGAAGGAAGCCTTTCACTATCATCCTTATAAGAGAAATTTCTTAAGCGAATTAATTGTTGTTGAATATGACGACCATGAAAAAGACGATATATTGAAAGATTTTGTACAAGCATTATATAGATACCGTCATAAAGATGATACACAATTATCAAAAACTAAATTAGCAATTTCATGCGAACTGTTTAAATGGCGATGTGCTTTTAAATCAAAGAATTTTTCACATGAGAAAGAGGTAAGGCTTGCAATTCACTTACCATTAAATGAAGATAAAACAGCATTAAGTCCATTTGCCAAAACTGAACTTAGATATGGTAGTAACGCTGGGATTCCAAAGTATATTTTTGTACCTCTTTTTGATAAAATGGCAATATGTGAAATTACAGTTTCTCCGCTTTTTAATGGGAAAAAGCAAAAAAGGCTTTTAATGCAATTGACTAATAAAGGTTACGATGTAAAAGTTAATCATTCAAAAATACCGATTAGATTTTAATCTGGGTACCTACGGTTAAGGGGAAAAGGTTATTGACTAAGGGGACATGAGAATAGATAGAAACCTGAAGAAGCACTATTCTAAAAAAAATCAGCGAAGTTATGTGGTTTTGAAAAACTTGATTTTCAGAAAAGCTCTCGGATAAGTGCATTCGGTTGCATAGATCAAGCTTATTCACATAATCCTTTCACTCGAAGAGAAAACACTTCTATTTTAGGAGAGTTGAGGGACGAATTTCTAAGACCTTAAGCTTATTGAATTTCGCCCGGGGGGTGTGTACTTTTTTGCGTTAATCCCGTACTTTTTAGCGTAAATCAATATCGCTAAATTGTATCAATATTTTAGTCATTAGACAAATAAAAACTCAAACTTTGATACAATGAAAACTCCTTGATACAAGGGGTTTTCCTGTTTTAAGGGGTAAAATGGTCGTCTAGAAACGCTACCGTGCTTTCAGGGCAAATCGCTCACACAAAATGGTATGACCTATTCCCCGATCCTACCATCGCAGATGCTATCATGGATAGAGTCATACATAATTCATACATACTTGCTCTAGATTCAAAAAAATCCATGCGAGAAGTATGCGGTAAAAACTACAAACGCAAGACCACACACGGACGGATTTCGTGGAACTGCTCTACTTACCTGAAATTCGGCAAGGCATTCTGCCACACCAAGCAAATCCCCGAAGACATCCTGCTTTCGATAGTTACAGAGGTTTTAGGGCTTACGAAGTTTGATGAGACGGTCTTTGAGCAAAAGATTAAGGAAATACAGGCTATTGATTCTAACCTTCTGGTATTTGTTTTTCGTGACGGCCAGACTGTCCAAAAGGAGTGGCAGAACAAATCACGTAGTGAAAGCTGGAATGAGAAAGCCCGACAACAGGCGCGGGAGAGACAACTAAAATATTTGGAAAGGAGGAAAGCTTCATGTATCCAGCAAGAGCAGTAAAAGTTATTCCGGCAACAGCAGGACTTTTTGCACCCATAGCTGCCGGAACTCCAGCAACAAAACGGGTTGCTGCCTACGCAAGGGTTTCAACGGACAATGATGAACAGCTCTCAAGCTACGAGGCGCAGGTGGATTATTACACTAGACACATCAAATCAAATCCAGCTTGGATGTTCATTGAGGTCTACGCTGATGAGGGTATTTCAGCTACAAGCACAAAAAAGCGTGATGGTTTCAACAAGATGATAGCTGACGCACTGGCCGGTGAAATCGACCTGATTATTACCAAGTCGGTGTCCAGATTTGCCAGGAACACTGTTGATACGCTGACTACTGTCCGACAGCTTAAGGAAAAAGGCGTGGAGGTTTATTTTGAAAAGGAGAACATCTACACATTAGACAGTAAGGGTGAGCTATTGATCTCAATTATGTCAAGCTTGGCTCAAGAAGAATCAAGGTCAATAAGCGCTAATGTCACCTGGGGTCAGCGCAAACGGTTTGCCGACGGTAAAGTCAGCCTGCCATACGGACAGTTCCTTGGTTACGAAAAAGGTGAAGATGGCTTGCCGAAAATTGTCGAAAAAGAAGCTGAGTTTGTCCGGTTGATTTACAAACTCTTTCTTGAAGGTAAGACGCCTTCGGGTATAGCAAAGCATCTTACAGAGAAAGGTATCAAGACTCCTGCTGGTAAACAGAAATGGCAACCCAGTACCGTAACGAGTATCCTTCAGAATGAAAAATATAAAGGCGATGCTGTGCTGCAGAAATCATTTACAGTGGATTTCCTTACCAAGAAAAAGAAAATTAATGAGGGTGAGATTCCCCAGTACTATGTGGAAAACAGTCATCCGGCAATCATAAGCCCCGAGACATATGAACTGGTTCAAGAAGAGTTCAGGCGGCGTAAAGCGGCAGGAAGATATACAAGCGCCATTAACTGCTTTGCCAGCCGGATTGTTTGTGGGGACTGTGGCGGATTTTACGGCAGAAAGATATGGCACTCCACCACCAAGTACGCCAACACCGTTTGGCAGTGCAATAATAAGTTCAGAAAGAGAACCTATTGTAACACCCCTCACCTGAAAGAAGAAGTCCTGAAACGAGCCTTTGTCGAGGCCTTCAACAGCCTTATTGAAAATAAAGATGAGATTTTATCCACCTATAATGAAATAATTGTAACGATTACAGACTTCAAAAAGCAGGAGAAGGAGAGCCAAAAAATCAATGAAGAATGCACAGTCATTGAAGCGGCAGTGGAAAAGCTGATTGCTGAAAACGCAAGGTCAGCAATAGACCAGAAGGAATACACCAAGAGGTACACCCCCCTTGCTACCAGATATAACGAGCTGCAAAACAGGAAGCAGGAGCTTAATAGCGAAATCGCAATCTTAAAAGCCAGGCGCAATCAGATGAACGCCTTCATCCGCCAACTTAAAGAGCAAAAAGAACTACTGACCGAGTTTAACGAGAGCCTTTGGTGTGCGACTGTTAACGCAGTGGTTGTAAAATCCAATGAAGAGATAACTTTTCAGTTTAAAGACGGAACTGAATTGCCATGGGGGATTGAATAACCATGGTGAAAAGAAAGATAACTGAAATAAAAGGAAGCCTCAATCCCTTCACCGTACCTCCAAAAATCAGAGTTTGTGCCTATGTACGTGTATCAACTGAACACTCCGGGCAGATGAATTCCCTCCAAAACCAGACCGAATACTATGAACGAAAGCTAAAGTCAAATCCTGCGTATGAATTCTGCGGCATTTTCTCAGACACGGGTATATCCGGCTTAAAAATAGACCGGCCGGGCCTAAAGGCTATGCTTGAAAAAGCAAGAGCAGGTGAAATAGATATTATCATTACAAAGTCGGTTTCCCGATTTGCAAGGAATACTCTAATGCTGCTTAAATATGTCCGCGAATTAAAAGATGCAGGTGTGGGTGTCATCTTCGAAGAGCAGAACATCAACACCATAAATGCTGAGGGAGAATTAATGCTCACTGTCCTTGCAGCCATCGCGGAAGAAGAACGAAAGTCGGTCTGTGCCAATGTTCAATGGGCCATGCAGAACAAATTCAAGCGCGGAGAGGCGATGGTAGACGTTAATCGCCTCATGGGTTACGACCGGGACGAAAATGGCAGTCTGGTCATAAATAAAAAGCAGGCAGAAATCGTCAAGCGGATTTATAATCTCTATCTAAATGTTATTTCCGGGTATAAGATTGCGCAGATACTAAATGACGAAGGTGTCCCTACCTATACTAAGAATCCATGGCGTTCGCACCGGATTTTAAGTATCATCTCCAACGAGAAATATACCGGCGACTGTTTGATGCAAAAAGCCTTCGTTAATGAGGAGGGTAAGCAAGTTTTAAATAAAGGGCAAAAGCCCAAGTACTACGTTGAAAATGCCCATCCGGCAATTATTCCAAGAACAAAGTGGAAGGCGGCCCAAACCATCCGTGAAGGCAGAAAAAAGAAAGAATATCCCTTTACCGGCTTATTAAAGTGTCCGTACTGTGGAGCATCGCTCATCAGAGTCATCCATCAAGGCGGCTATGTAAGCTGGATTTGTGCAACCTATCAGCAAAAAGGTAAGGCCGTATGTATAGGGATGCGCATAGCAGATGGAATATTAGAAGCGCTTTCGAAGGATTATGCAATAACTGAGCCTATGGTTCTGGAGGAGGTGAATCATGACCTCCGTAGAAAGAAGAGGTCCGAGAAGGATTTCCGTCTTATACCCGTTACCCAGTACAACGGATGGCGAGAAGAATGAAACGAATAAACAGAGAGTTGCGGCTTACTGCCGGGTCTCAACAGGCAGTGACGAGCAACTTTCAAGCTATCATGCACAAATAACCTATTACGAAAATTATATAAGATCACATCCTGATTACTCTTTTGCCGGAATTTACGCTGATGAAGGCATCTCCGGAACTGACCTTAAAAAGCGCGATGCTTTTAACCGTCTGATGCAGGACGCCAGAGATGGCCATATAGATATGATCATTACTAAGAGCCTCTCCCGCTTCGGTCGCAATACTCTTGATTGTCTTAACTGTATTAGGGAATTGAAAGCCCTCGGGGTGGATGTCTATTTTGAAAAGGAGAATATCCACACCATGAGAAGCGAAGGAGAGATGCTTTTGACGCTGATCTCAGCAGTAGCGCAAACCGAAAGCCTTGCTATTTCAGAAAACGTTAAATGGGGCATCCGCAGAAAGTATGAGAGAGGTAATATCAAAAGCATTCCAAGCGGTAAATTCCTGGGTTATGACAAGGACGAAGACGGTAATCTCATCATTAATGAAGAACAAGCCAAAGTAGTGCGCCGGATCTACCAGGAGTTCCTTGACGGGTTCGGTACCTTCCAGATTGCCAAGCGCCTGACCACAGAGAAAGTACTGATGGCTTATGGCGGGAAGGAGTGGTGTGCAAGCCATATCACAAAAGTTCTTACTAATGAAAAGATGAAGGGCGATACAAGGTTTCAAAAGACTTATAACGCAGATTATTTAACAAAGCGGCGTGTGAAGAATGAAGGGGAATTGCCACAATATTATTTTGAGAACACCCATCCCGCAATTATCGATAAAGACACATGGAAATGCGCGCAGCTTGAAATGAAGCGGCAGGAACAGTTTGCTAAAGACCACTACATGAATAAGTTTCACCGGCATAGTGAGGAGTATCCCCTCAGCGGGAAAATCATCTGCAAAGAATGCGGACATACATTTTTGCTTCGAAAATCAAAGCGAAAAGAGGATTATGGAAAGAAGTACTGGATTTGCAGTAACTTCAAGGCTGGACGCTATAAACCGGTTGGGGAGGATACCTCCCGGAATGGTCAAAGGATTTATGCAGAGATTGCAGAAAAGGAATTCATCAAAGCATGGAACCAACTGGTTGATGATAAAGAGAGCTTTTTGCCAAAGCGGCAGCAAACCATAAACGGCGACGATACTTTGGCTGCATATAGGGCTAAGGAACTGGTGTGCATGATAGAAGAAGTCGGGTGCATTGAAACGATGCCATATGAATTGATGCTTAAGACACTTGACCATATTGAAATCGGGCTTAATGGCAAACCGGTGGTTGTTTTTCTTGCCGGAACAAGAATTTGAATACGAAAATTAGAATCCCGCAGGGTTGGCTTGGTGCTGAACTTGCGGGTTTTTTTTGTTTTTATAGGGGTTTTTTGGGGAAGGTTGCTTTCATAGGAAATGTTTGTATACCGTGTATTAAAAAAGAAAGGAGCTTTAATTTCTTTGGAATTTTTATGATTAACAGGAAACTTTTAAGAAAATATAGAATAGCTTAACGATGTTTCATTGCAAAATTGCACAAGTTTTGCAAGTGAGAAGCCGATAAATGTTTAAAGAACCGGTTCCATCAATTACGAGGGAGATAATTAATGATTCCTTTAGATTTCTTAGATTATGGCGAAAACAATAGTATTGATATGAAAGTCACAGAAAATGTAAATGGAAACCTAGCAGTAATTGTAAGAGTACTATTAGATTATCTGAATAATGATCCAGATTTCGGGATGGATGGTTTTCTACCTAGAGATTATTTAATGCGTAGACCACAAGAATGTAGATGTCTTGTAGATGAATTATATGAACTAATCTTATCCCCTGAACTTAGATATTATATAAATCCAAAATACGAGTATCTTTTATATACTATTTTACAATGGTGGGAAGATTGTAATGATAATCCCTCTGAGCTTATACCTAATCCAATAAACAAAGACCTTTTTTCTCTAATATCAACTAATCCAAATTATTTAACTAACGATGGTACAAATTATGTTTTAAAAGAAATACAAAATTATGAATCGTATTATTATTTCTGTTTCTGCGATCATGATTTTCTCCCCTCGCAATTAAGTAAGATGTTAACGATGTTTTTACGTAATGAAGAATTGTTTTCAATGTTTTTTCCAGATGTAAATTTATATGATTATATAGATCTCATGCCAGTAGATTTGAGAAAACAATACTTAGGAAAATTACAGCTACCCCAGAGTCCAAAAACAAAATTAGAAGCTATTAACATTGAAAAGGGAGTGATTACTGAATTATATAAAGTACTTCGTAAATTCCAAAAGCGTGTAGTTGAATTTCGTAATCGTGGTGAAACCGAGATAAGCAACGATATACATGATAGTATCGAAGAAGTTCTAAAATCTAAGTATGATTTACAAATTACAAGAGAATTTCCGATGGGAAGAGCTATTAAAACATTAGGGGAAACTGACTTATATATTTATGGGGATGAAGACTATGCCATTATTGAAAGTAAACACATTGAAAATTTTTTAGATCAATTTAAACAATTGTTGGGTTATTTAAATCATTATTTTCATTTCGGCATTACTATTTCTATAAACAAAAAATATAATTTGCAAGATGCTATAGATAAAATCAAGGAGAACCTAAACAATTTTGTAGACGATAATTTTAAATTAGTTTCAGTAAAGGATTTAGAACAGCAATATGTTTTTAAGAGTGTTCATATAATTCCTGAAGATAAAGCTAAGCATATGACTGTCTATCATTTTATTCTTCATTTGAATGATTATGACCGTGAAAGAATTGCTAAAGAAGCGAGAACTTAGAATTAGACCCATCTTAAACATTATGTTTTGTGCTATAAAAAGCTTCACCTTCAATAAATTGTAATGGAGGATTCTATGTATATTTCTAAATTACGGATTGAAGGTTACAAAAACACAAATCGGGAATCAAGCGTCATCCTTAATAAAGGGTTAAATATTCTCGTTGGCGAAAACGGCTCTGGAAAGACTGCAATAATTAATGCACTTAGGCTACTATTGAGAGAAAAAGAATCAAATACTGCTTTTTCGGAAGGAGACTTATATTGTTAATTAGATAAAAAGAACCGTGCTGATGAGGTGAAAATTACCGCCGAATTTTCTCGTTTGACCGAAGATGAAAAAATCACTTTTTTGACATGGTGTGGTGCGGATTTTAATGCACATTTACATTTATTGATATCGAAAAAATCCTCTCGATTTGGCTATTTCAAACGTAAACATTGGGGTGGCAACTCATCTGCCAGTATTTTTGAAGAAGATACGTTTGACTGTATTGAGTGTATATATTTGCCGCCATTGCGTGATGCGGAAAATAAACTAGCAAATGCCAGAAAGTCGAGATTAGCCATGCTTTTAAAGAAAAAGTATGGCGATAATACTAATTCGCTTGTCGAGAGTGTAAAAAAATTCAATGATGCCATTACTGAAAATACCGATGGGAAATATGCTGAGATTGATTCGGTAAAAAAGAGTATTAACACAAAAATCAAAGAATCCCTTGGAAATGAACTTGGTCAAAGTGTCAATTTACAGTTTACTGAAACAACATTCAATAAAATAGTCGAAAATATAAAAATGGTATTCTTTCCGAAAATCGGCGAAATAGATATAATGAAATTCAGAGATTTGGCCACCAATAGTTTGGGGTATAATAATCTCCTTTATATTGCTACTGTGTTTGCTGAATTGGAATTAATCAAAGATTCAGACATATTTACAGCGTTGTTAATCGAAGAACCAGAAGCTCATTTGCATCCGCAATTACAAGTGAAATTTATCAAATATCTCGAAACATTGTCTGATACTTTGCACAACGCACAGATTATTGTTTCTACGCACTCACCTGTGTTAGCTTCATCAGTTAGCGTTAATAAAATTATTCATGTTTCAGAACAGGATGAATGTATTAATGCGATAACTCTGAAGCAAAAGGTTTTTGGCGACACTGTTTCTGAAAAATATATTAACAGGTGGCTGGATGTAACAAAATCAACCATGCTTTTTTCGCGAGGAATTATCATGGTTGAGGGCATAGCTGAAGCACTAATACTTCCAAAATTAGCTGTAAATGTATTGAAAAAATATAATCGAAAAGCTGTTGCTGAAGGGAAGCGAGTATTAGCAAATAGTATTGAAGAAATGGGCATATCGGTTATCAATATCAACGGTATAAATTTCAAGTATTTCATGAAATTATTTTGTAATTTTGATAATTCTTCAGGACCGAATATACCAATCTTCTGTGCAGGCTTGAGCGATCGTGATCCTGATAAAGAAACTTATCCATTAAAAGGAGAAATGGTCACAGGAAATAATTCTGTATGCGATTATATTAATGATATCAATAGTAATAAATATTCCAGACTCTTTATATCGCCACTCAAAACGTTTGAATACGATATGGCTATGCTAAATCCAGCAGTTATGGCAAAGACATTGAAATCTCTATGGCCTACTGCAGATGGAACAGTATCTCCTGATCTTCAAAAGATTGTTGACAAACATAATAATTACCATACAGATTTATGTTCGTTACGTGATGATGCTAAATTCATTTATAAGCATGTTGATAATTCACAAGTAGGAAAAGGCTTGTTTGCATATGCACTAGCCGAAGCTATAGACGAAGAGTATATTGTACCTGAATATATTGCGAGAGCAATATTATGGGCTTGTGGAGGCATCGAAGAGAATGTCTAAAAGAGAAAAGGAAAATATTCTTTCTGCGACACTATGTTTAGCTGATGATGCACACACATGTACATTTTTAAACGATAGTAAATGCAATAAACATGATAAATGCAGAATTTGTGAAAAGACAGAAAAGCAAATAGACTATATTCTTTCGCCTGTAAGTAAATGCACATACTTGTCGGCTTGTGCCGGAAGTGGTAAAACAGAAGTCCTTGGGATGAAAACTGCCTTTGAAATATGTCGTTGGAGTCAGAAGTCTTCTGGAATCGCAGTTTTAACTTTCACGAATGAAGCCGCAAACACAATCAAGGAAAGAGTTAGGCTGTTTTATCCTCGTGATATTCCGACAGTGCATTACATAGGTACTCTTGCAAGTTTTATTCACGGATATATAGCTCAAAAGTTCGGATATGCTTTTTTTCAAAGGAATAGGGAAATATCAGATAAATCTTTTTCCGTAATAGATAAGAGTACGAAAATTTATGATAATACTTGGCTCAACAATTACACACTTAATTTTCCTATTCCGCCCAGAATGAGTTCTATTTATGCCAATCAAATATCATTTCAACATAGCGATAATAAGTGGTACATTTACTTTGGCGAAAGTAATAGTATAGAAATTTCAGAGTATTATAAACAACCTACAATGCAAGAAAATATCAATAAAATACGTAAGCGAAAGAAAAAAGATTATCTATTCAAATACAATTTCTTTAAAGACAAGATATTGGAATGTAAAAAGAAATTCTGGAGCGATGGCTTTGCAAGTTTTGAAGATATGAACTTAATTGCTAAAAGTTGCTTAAAAGATGGTGGTATCGTAAAATTGCTAGCAAAAAAATTCCCGTTGATTATGGTAGATGAATGTCAAGATTTATCTTTTATTGAACTAGAAATGTTGGGCTTACTTAAAAATGCAGGAAGTAGCATTCACTATATTGGTGATTTAAACCAAGCCATTTATTCTTTTAAAGATGCAAAGCCACAATACCTGATAAAGCAAATATCCGAAAAAGGGTTCGAAACAATGTATCTAAGGGACAACTTTAGAAGTTGCCAGAAAATTGTTAACGTAGCTTGCGCATTGCAAAGTATTAACCGAGATATCATCGGACATGCGCAAGACTTGTGTTGTGGCAACGCGGCGGTATATTATGAATATGAGAATGAAGAAGAGGCAGTTGATTTCTTCATAGAACTTTTACGTCGCTACCAAATAGCACCACAAGATGCTATTGCATTGACACGGAATTCAAGTTTAAAAAATAAACTTAATACTGGCACAACGTTAGACCATAAACAGCATGCTATTATTTACGCAGTTCAGTTGTGGAAAATTGACACACAGGAGAGCAAAAAGGAAGCCCTATTACTTATAGGATTGCAAATTCAAAAGTGGTTAAAAAGCAGGGGGAGAAAGGATAATTATTTTTGTCCGGATACTTTCGATGACGTATTTAAGTGGCGATTGATGTTAAGGGATGTTTTAAATGGTTTTGTTGCTTCAGATGTTGTGAATGCGTTTAATGATAAAACTTATGCTGATTGGTATCATTCCGCTAAAGAAGAAGTAATAAAGATTGTAGACCAATATATACAGCAAGTATTGGGGCCTGACAAATCAATATATGGTAGTGCTACTTTAAGGACACCTTCTGGAACATCGTCAATATCAATACAAGTAATATCAGGTGACGAGTTTACCAAGCTTCGAATTGATACAATTCATTCCGTCAAGGGATGCTCTTATGACGCCGTCTTATTAGTTTCATCACCTGATGGACGCGGAAAAACGGGATATTGGGAAAACTGGATAGATGATAAGGATGAGACGACAAGATTTGGATATGTTGCAAGCACTCGGCCAAAATATTTATTAGCTTGGGCGGTTCCAAAACTGACTAATGAGCAACGTATTAAAATTGAAACTATAGGTTTACAGAATTGTATTGTAAAATGAATAAACTAACTTCACCTGATCCATATCACTTAAGAAAAAAATCTCTATTATAGGAGAGTTGAGGGCAGAAGTCTTAAACTTTAAGCTTATTGAATTTCCCTTGATAGGGGTGTGCACCTTTTAGCGTTAATCCTAAACTTTTTAGCGTAAATCAATAACGCTAAATTGTATCAATATTTAAGTCATTAGACAAGATGAAAGCCGGTCCATTTCAGAAAATTCCACATGGGGCATCAGAAGACGCTTTGAACAGGGCAGGCTTCATATAAACCATACAAAGTTTTTAGGATACGATAAAGATGAAAACGGTAACCTTGTCATTAATAAAAAACAGGCCAAGATTGTTAGGAGAATTTATAAGGATTACCTCGATGGAAAGGGGCCAAACCGGATAGCTAGAGAGCTTGAAGATGAGGGAGTCCTTAACTGGAACGGAAAAGCTAAATGGTATGAAAGCAGCATTAGGAAGATGCTTAGTAATGAAAAATATAAGGGGGATGCCCTGCTTCAAAAGACCTATACGGTAGATTTTCTGACAAAGAAAAGAACGGAGAACAACGGCCAAGTACCAAAGTACTATGTAGAAGAAAGCCACCCAGCCATTATCGATAAGGATATGTG is part of the Metallumcola ferriviriculae genome and harbors:
- a CDS encoding SEC-C metal-binding domain-containing protein encodes the protein MRKTEPCPCGSGIIYKDCCLNKDDKIDKDSRKPVPAMSVRSGASGTPRRYMPFQYLLNQ
- a CDS encoding DUF2971 domain-containing protein, which translates into the protein MDFSDCSCIEDIKLKQELLQSVSVIPNDKLQYHYTSPKGVDGILKNENIELRFTRIDCVNDTTDGSYIIEYYKNICKQLLENKNIDKDYFNSIINVLPFKEFPFIHKAIPPLIIDGVEYKECCISEYVTYIFCFSTLSDSLPMWNYYLKNGQYEGWNLGFSSLKLKEAFHYHPYKRNFLSELIVVEYDDHEKDDILKDFVQALYRYRHKDDTQLSKTKLAISCELFKWRCAFKSKNFSHEKEVRLAIHLPLNEDKTALSPFAKTELRYGSNAGIPKYIFVPLFDKMAICEITVSPLFNGKKQKRLLMQLTNKGYDVKVNHSKIPIRF
- a CDS encoding recombinase zinc beta ribbon domain-containing protein; amino-acid sequence: MDRVIHNSYILALDSKKSMREVCGKNYKRKTTHGRISWNCSTYLKFGKAFCHTKQIPEDILLSIVTEVLGLTKFDETVFEQKIKEIQAIDSNLLVFVFRDGQTVQKEWQNKSRSESWNEKARQQARERQLKYLERRKASCIQQEQ
- a CDS encoding recombinase family protein, translated to MYPARAVKVIPATAGLFAPIAAGTPATKRVAAYARVSTDNDEQLSSYEAQVDYYTRHIKSNPAWMFIEVYADEGISATSTKKRDGFNKMIADALAGEIDLIITKSVSRFARNTVDTLTTVRQLKEKGVEVYFEKENIYTLDSKGELLISIMSSLAQEESRSISANVTWGQRKRFADGKVSLPYGQFLGYEKGEDGLPKIVEKEAEFVRLIYKLFLEGKTPSGIAKHLTEKGIKTPAGKQKWQPSTVTSILQNEKYKGDAVLQKSFTVDFLTKKKKINEGEIPQYYVENSHPAIISPETYELVQEEFRRRKAAGRYTSAINCFASRIVCGDCGGFYGRKIWHSTTKYANTVWQCNNKFRKRTYCNTPHLKEEVLKRAFVEAFNSLIENKDEILSTYNEIIVTITDFKKQEKESQKINEECTVIEAAVEKLIAENARSAIDQKEYTKRYTPLATRYNELQNRKQELNSEIAILKARRNQMNAFIRQLKEQKELLTEFNESLWCATVNAVVVKSNEEITFQFKDGTELPWGIE
- a CDS encoding recombinase family protein, with translation MVKRKITEIKGSLNPFTVPPKIRVCAYVRVSTEHSGQMNSLQNQTEYYERKLKSNPAYEFCGIFSDTGISGLKIDRPGLKAMLEKARAGEIDIIITKSVSRFARNTLMLLKYVRELKDAGVGVIFEEQNINTINAEGELMLTVLAAIAEEERKSVCANVQWAMQNKFKRGEAMVDVNRLMGYDRDENGSLVINKKQAEIVKRIYNLYLNVISGYKIAQILNDEGVPTYTKNPWRSHRILSIISNEKYTGDCLMQKAFVNEEGKQVLNKGQKPKYYVENAHPAIIPRTKWKAAQTIREGRKKKEYPFTGLLKCPYCGASLIRVIHQGGYVSWICATYQQKGKAVCIGMRIADGILEALSKDYAITEPMVLEEVNHDLRRKKRSEKDFRLIPVTQYNGWREE
- a CDS encoding recombinase family protein codes for the protein MTSVERRGPRRISVLYPLPSTTDGEKNETNKQRVAAYCRVSTGSDEQLSSYHAQITYYENYIRSHPDYSFAGIYADEGISGTDLKKRDAFNRLMQDARDGHIDMIITKSLSRFGRNTLDCLNCIRELKALGVDVYFEKENIHTMRSEGEMLLTLISAVAQTESLAISENVKWGIRRKYERGNIKSIPSGKFLGYDKDEDGNLIINEEQAKVVRRIYQEFLDGFGTFQIAKRLTTEKVLMAYGGKEWCASHITKVLTNEKMKGDTRFQKTYNADYLTKRRVKNEGELPQYYFENTHPAIIDKDTWKCAQLEMKRQEQFAKDHYMNKFHRHSEEYPLSGKIICKECGHTFLLRKSKRKEDYGKKYWICSNFKAGRYKPVGEDTSRNGQRIYAEIAEKEFIKAWNQLVDDKESFLPKRQQTINGDDTLAAYRAKELVCMIEEVGCIETMPYELMLKTLDHIEIGLNGKPVVVFLAGTRI